The Phormidium sp. PBR-2020 DNA segment GTGCTGGGGATGACTCTCTGATTGGCGGGTCTGGTAATAACGTCATTTTGGGCGGTGCTGGCAATGACTCTCTTGTTGGCGGGCCGGGGAATGATGTTCTCTCGGGCGGCGAGGGCATTGATACTCTGACCGGGGGCGGTGGCTCGAATCAGTTTATTCTGCCTGATGCTCCGCAAAACCGGGATGTGATTACCGATTTCACCACCGGGAGCGATAAAATCCTCTTGCCAGACGGGGTCTCTCTGGCGGATATTCAAGTGCAAAATATTAGCGATGGGGCGCTCATCTTACGGGATGGGGCGGCTTTATCGATTGTCTTGGAGAGTGAGATCCAACTGAATGAGAATGACTTTTTGACCAGTGCGGATGTGGCCAACGCTCTGCAGCTGATTGAGGAGAGTAATCAGGCTCTGCTGCAAAATCCCCAAAATGCCCTGGCCTATAATCAACGGGGTGAAGCCTTGTACCGCCTGGGACAACAAGATGATGCGATTCGGGACTTTACCATCGCCCTCACGATAGACCCAGCTCGGGATTCACTCTACTACACCAACCGGGGTCGGGCACACTTAGCGATACGAGATGAGTTAAACGCGATTGGAGACTTTACCCAAGCCATTCGCTCTAATCCTCAGAATTTTGATGCTTTCTTTGGACGCGGTGTGGTTTTTTCGGTGGCTGAGAACTTTGACCAGGCCATTCGCGATTATACCCAGGCGATTCGTCTTGAGCCGGGTATTTCGGTTAGTTACTATAACCGGGGTTTGGCACGTTTACAGCTTGAAAATTATGGTGAGGCGATCGCCGACTTCACACGGGCGATCGAACTCAATCCCGACAATGTTCTACAATACTTTGCCCGTGGTGTAACTCAGGAAGAGGCCGGCAACGCCCCGGCTGCGGTTCCGGATTATCAACGAATTATTGAGCTAGATCCCAATTTCGCTGATGCTCACTATCGTCTGGGGATTGCCTATCGACGCTTCTTTAATTTGAGGGCATCCCGAGACAGTTTTGAGGAAGCGGCCCGTTTATATGAGATTCAGGGCAATGAGGAAGGATTATCGAATGTGGCTCAAGAGCGGGGAAGGCGGGGAGGTCTGATTTAGACGCATATCTTAGTAACTCTGTCAAGGTTTTGTCGTTGCTGTCTTGGCCGTTTCCTCTTTGACAGAGTTACCCGCACCTCCTTCACTGGGCGCTAGAGGCAGGGTTCAGGGGGGCATTTGCTGGGATTGAGCCGTCCTTTGTGACTGCAAGAGTGAATAAGCTCGAAAGTTCCAGAACTATCTTTTATCAGTATAAACTCGTAGGGAGAATCCGGGAGTCGTGGCTGCTTACCGGAGAAACTCCCATCACATCCAGGAGGGTTCGACCCATGCAAGTATCGCGACATCTGCTGACTTTGGGGCTATTGACTACATTGGGGCTAGGATTACCAGGAGTCTCCCCAGTGTTCGCCGAGGAATCTCAGCGAGTGGTCCAGTCGTCAGTCAATCGGGACTTTGCACCGATTGAAATTAGGGGGCGATTGGATGAAACCAGCCGTATTACTGACGATGGTAAATACTTTAATGTCTATCCCTTTGAAGGAACAGAGGGGCAACAGCTCGTCATTGATTTAATCAGTGATGACTTTGATGCCCACTTATTATTGCTGACAGCGAGTGACGAAGTGGCTGTGATTGCCCAGGATAGGTATGGAGGCGAGAACGCCAATGCTCAGATTGTTATAGTTTTACCAACAGCCGGTTCTTACAGCATTGCAGCGACTTCAGCACAAGGGCAGGAAACAGGAGAGTACCGACTGGTAGTACAAACGGCGGCCTCATCTGACCTAGAACGGGCAGAGTTATTAAAAGACGCACATCGTTTGAACCAACAAGTGTTGCAATTGTTAGACGAAGCTCGATACGAGGAAGCTATGCCTTTGGCACGACAGGCACTAGCAATCCGAGAAACTGCCCTGGGAGAGTTTCACCCCCTTGTCGCTCAAAGCCTCAATAATTTGGCAGGACTCTACCGTAACCAGGGAAACTATAATGCCGCTGAACCTTTCTACCTCCGTTCCCTTGAGATTTTGGAAACCGCCCTGGGAGAGTTTCACCCCCTTGTCGCCACCAGCCTCAATAATTTGGCTCTACTCTACAGCAACCAGGGAAACTATAATGCCGCCGAACCCCTCTATCGCCGTTCCCTTGAGATTTTGGAAACCGCCCTGGGAGAGTTTCACCCCGATGTTGCCACCAGCCTCAATAATTTGGCAGAACTCTACCGTAACCAGGGAAACTATAATGCCGCTGAACCTCTCTTTCGTCGTGCCTTAGAAATCCAAGAAACTACCCTAGAAGGGGCTCACCCGGATATCGCCTACAGCCTCGATGGTTTGGCAAGTCTCTACCGAAATCAGGGAAATTATAGTGCTGCTGAACCCCTTTTCCGTCGCGCCTTAGAAATCCGAGAAGCCACCCTGGGAGAGATGAACCCCGATGTCGCTGCCAGCCTCAATAATTTGGCTGGACTCTACCTTGCTCAAGGAAACTATAGTGCGGCTGGACCTCTCTACCATCGTTCCCTTGAAATTTTTGAAACCACCTTGGGAGAGTCTCATCCCCATTTTGCCACTAGCCTCAATAATTTAGGAAATTTTTACCAACACCAGGGAAATTATAGTGCTGCCGAACCGTTCTATCGTCGTGCCCTAGAAATTCGAGAAACCACACTGGGAGAGATGCACCCCAATGTTGCCCAAAGCCTCAATAATTTGGCACAGCTTTACCGTGACCAAGGAAACTATGGTGTCGCTGAACCGCTATACCATCGTTCCCTAGAAATCTGGGAAACCACCTTGGGAGAGATGCACCCCAAGGTCGCCATGAGCCTCAATAATTTCGCAGGACTTTACCGTGCACAGGGAAATTATGATGCTGCCGAGCCTCTTTATCGTCGTGCCCTTGAGATTTTTGAAACCGCATTGGGAGAGTTTCACCCTTATGTCGCCAGTAGTCTCAAGAATTTGGCAGTACTCTACTTTGACCAGGGAAATTACAGTGCTGCCGAACCCCTCTTATATCGTTCTCTTGAAGTTTATGAAGCTATTCTGGGAGAGACTCACCCCGACGTTGCCACCAATCTTCATAATTTGGCAGCAGTCCAAGTCTCTCGGGGAAACTATACTGCGGCAGAACCTCTCTACCGTCGTGCCCTAGAAATCCGAGAAACTACCCTGGGAGAGACTCACCCTGACGTCGCCACTACCCTCAATAATTTGGCTTCACTTTACCTTGACCAGCGAAACTTTAGTGCTGCTGAACCTCTCTTGCATCGTTCCCTTGAGATACGAGAAACTGCCCTAGGAGAGTCTCATCCCCATGTCGCCATCAGCCTTAATAATCTGGTGAATTTCTACCAAGCCCAAGGAGATGTATCTCAAAGCCTCAGTTTTCGTCAACGCAGCTTGGATGTCGAAGAAACGAACTTAGCCCAAAATCTCGCCATCGGCTCAGAAGCCCGTAAACAAGCCTATATCGCCACCCTCACCGGCACAACTCACCGAACTCTCTCCCTCCATCTTCAAGATGCCCCAAACCATCCTCAAGCAGCACGTCTCGCCCTAACCACTGTCCTGCGTCGCAAAGGACGCATTCTTGATGCCGTGACCGAGACACAACAACTCTTACGAGATAACCTCAGCCCTGAACTCGCTCCCCTTCTGGACGAGTACACCAACGCCCAAACTCAACTGGCGACTCGCCTCTATGCCGGTTTGGGGAACCAAAATCCTGACCTCTATCGCTCTGAGATAGACACCCTGCGTCAACAGGTGGAAGAGTTGGAAGATGACTTATCCCGTCGTAGTGCCGAGTTCCGAGTGGCAACAGAACCGGTGGAAATTGAGGCAGTTCAGGCTCTGATTCCTACTGATGCGGCTTTGGTAGAACTGGTGCAGTATTCTCCCTATTCTCCCTTCAACTTTGTCTTCTCAAACTGGGGAACACCTCGCTACGCCGCCTATATCCTCCATTCTTCCGGTGAACCTCAATGGGTGGACTTAGGAGATGCCGAGACGATTGATAATGCTGCCTTTGCCTTCCTCAATGCCACTCGAGTTCCCAACTCCCAGCAATGGACACAAACCACAGGACGACAACTCGATGAGTTGCTGATGGCTCCCATTCGTCCTCTACTGGGAGATGCGACTCATCTACTCCTCTCCCCAGATGGTCAACTTAACTTGATTCCTTTTGCCGCATTGGTGGATGAGGAGAATCGTTATTTGGTGGAATCCTATCAGTTGACCCATTTGACCACTGGACGGGACTTGTTACGACTGCAATATCCCCGCCCCAGTCGTCAACCGCCGGTGTTGTTTGCTAATCCTGATTATGATGATGCTGATACCTCTGCCGTGACGCAGGTGGCCCGTGCCACTCGGGGGGAGTCTCAACGGTCAATGGAGATAGAGGATTTACAGTTTGGAGAGTTGCCGGGGACTCAGCGGGAGGTGGATGCTATTGCTCCCCTTTTGGACAATCCCATCATTCTTACGGAGGCGGAGGCGACGGAAAATGCTCTCAAACAGGTTCAGGCTCCCAGTATTCTTCATCTGGCGACTCATGGTTTCTTTCTCCAGGATGTGGAGTTTGTACCACCTCAGCCGACAACGGATTTCACTCGGGGGGAGATCGAACTGGTGACGGATTGGAGTCTCCATAATGCACCGCCCAGTGACCGTCCCCGCAGTAGTGAGAATCCCCTGCTGCGCTCTGGGTTGGCGTTTGCGGGGTTTAATACCCGAGATAGTGATGGGGAGGATGGGGTGTTGACGGCCCTGGAAGCGGTGGGGTTGGATTTGCGGGGAACTCGTTTGGTGGTGATGAGTGCTTGTGAGACGGGGGTGGGAGATGTGGCCAATGGTGAGGGGGTTTATGGCTTGCGGCGAGCCTTGGTGATGGCGGGGGCTGAGAGTCAGTTGATGAGTTTGTGGAAGGTGGCCGATGAGCAGACGGCGGATTTGATGCGGGATTATTATCAACGCTTGTTGGCGGGAGAGGGACGGAGTGAGGCGTTGCGGGAGGTGCAGTTGGACTGGCTCAGCCGGGGGAAGCATCCCTATTACTGGGCGTCGTTCCTGTTTTCGGGGCAATGGACTCCCATGGATGATTTTACGGAAAAGTGAATAAGCTCTGATGCTCCAGAAATAGGTATACTCAGTAAAAACTTTTAGGGAGAATCCGGGAGTCGTGGCTGGTTACCGGAGAAACTCCCATCACATCCAGGAGGGTTCGACCCATGCAAGTATCGCGACATCTGCTGACTTTGGGGCTATTGACCACATTGGGGCTAGGATTGCCAAGAGTCTCCCCAGTTTTCGCAGAGGAACCTCATCGACTGGCTCAGTCATCAGTCAATCGGGACTTTGAACCCATTGATATCCGGGGGCGATTGGATGAAACTAGCCTTGTTTTGGATGATGGCAGATACTTTAACATCTATCCTTTTGAAGGAATTGAGGGGCAACAGCTTATCATTGATTTAATCAGTGATGACTTCGATGCTCACCTATTGTTGGTCATCTCAGGTGACGAAGTTGAGTTGATTACTGAAGATAGCTATGGGGGTGAGAATGGCAATGCTCAGATTGTGGTCGTTTTGCCAAAGACGGGAGTTTATGAGATTACTGCTACTTCTGCACAAGGGGAAGAAATTGGAGATTATAGACTGACGGCACAAATGGCAACATCTTCTGACCTTGAGCGAGCGGAGTTATTAGAAGAAGCCAATCGTCTCAACGAGGAAGCAACAGAACTATACGAAGAAGGTCGTTACCAGGAAGCTATTCCTATAGCACAACAGGCGCTACAAATCCGAGAAACTACTTTGGGAGAGTCTCATCCTAATGTCGCCCAAAGCCTTAATAGTCTGGCAAAACTCTACCAAGCCCAAGCATACTATGGTGCCGCCGAACCTCTCTACCTCCAGGCCCTAGAAATTCGAGAAACTGCCTTGGGAGAGTCTCATCCCGATGTCGCTTATAGCCTCATGGGTTTGGCAAATCTCTACCAAGCCCAGGCATACTATGGTGCCGCCGAACCTCTCTACCTCCGGGCCCTAGAAATCCGAGAAACTGCCCTGGGAGAGTCTCATCCCGATGTCGCTTATAGCCTCATGGGTTTGGCAAATCTCTACCAAGCCCAGGCATACTATGGTGCCGCCGAACCTCTTTACCTCCAGGCCCTAGAAATCCGAGAAACTGCCTTGGGAGAGTCTCATCCCGATGTCGCTTATAGCCTCAATAGTCTGGCAAATCTCTACAGTGACCAGGGAAACTATGATGCCGCCGAAACTCTCTACCTCCGGGCCCTAGAAATTCTAGAAACCCGTCTAGGAGAGTCTCATCCTGCTGTCGCCGCCAGCCTCATTGGTTTGGCAAATCTCTATCTACAACAGGGAAACCTTAGTGCTGTTGAACCTCTCTTGCATCGTTCCCTAGAAATTCTAGAAACTGGCTTGGAAGAGTCTCATCCCGATGTCGCTTATAGCCTCAATAGTCTGGCAAATCTCTACAGTGACCAGGGAAACTATGATGCCGCCGAAACTCTCTACCTCCGGGCCCTAGAAATTCTAGAAACCCGTCTAGGAGAGTCTCATCCTGCTGTTGCCGCCAGCCTCATGGGTTTGGCAAATCTCTACCTACAACAGAGAAACTTTAGTGCTGTTGAACCTCTCTTGCATCGTTCCCTAGAAATTCTAGAAACTGGCTTGGAAGAGTCTCATCCCGCTGTCGCTTATAGCTTCATGTTTTTGGGAGGACTCTACTTTATACAGGGAAACCTTAGCGCTGCTGAACCTCTCTTTCATCGTTCCCTAGGAATTCTAGAAGCAAGCTTAGGAGAGTCCCATCCCCATGTCGCTTATAATCTCATATTTTTAGCAAATATCTACATTTTTCAAAATGAACTTAGTGCTGCCGAATCTATAGTTTCTCGTATTTTTGAGATAGTAGAAACCAGTCTAGAAAAATTTCATTATAATTTAATTACAGAACTGATTGAACCCCTTCATTCTATAGCATACTTCTACCTTTTTCGTGGAAATAGTAGTGCTGCAGAAGCTCTCCACAGTCGTACCCTTGAGATAATAGAAACCACCCTAGGAGAGTCTCATCCCGATGTAGTTACAAGCCTTAATAATTTGGCGACATTCTACCATAAGCAAGGAAACGATAGTGCTGCAGAAGCTCTTTACCGTCGTGCCCTTGGAATTAATGAAACTGCCTGGGGAGAATCTCATCCTAATGTAGTTCCAAGTCTCAATAACTTGGCAGCCTTTTACCAAGAGCAGCGAAACTATGGTGCTGCCAAAGCTCTTTACCGTCGTGCCCTTGAAATCAATGAAACTGCCTGGGGGGAATCTCATCCTAATGTAATTCCAAGCCTCAATAATTTGGCAGATTTTTACCAAAGCATAGGAAATATTAGAGAAGGAGAACCCCTACATTTACATTTTCTCATAATACAAAAAGACACCCGGCAAAACTTTAGTGCTGTCGAAGCTCTTTATCGTCGTGCCCTTGAAATCAGTGAAACTGCCTGGGGAGAATCTCATCCTAATGTAGTTCCAAGTCTCAATAATTTGATCGCTTTTTACCAAAATTTAGGAGATATTAGAGAAGCAGAACCTCTACATTTGCGTGTTCTTACAATACGAGAAAACACCTTAGGGGGATCACATCCTGACGTAGCTAGTACCATCAATGATTTGGCAGTAATTTACCTTAGACTAGGCAACTACAGGGTCGCCGAAGCTCTCTACCGTCGTGCCTTTGATATTTTAGAAACTGCCATGGGAGAGTCAAATCCAGAGATAGTCCCAAGTCTCAGGAACTTAGCAGCATTCTACCAGGAACAGGGCAACTATAGTGCTGCCGAAATTCTCTTGAACCGTGTCCTTAAGATTCAGGAAACCACCCTGGGAGAATTTCATATTTTTGTAGCGTTGGATCTCATAGATTTGGCAAAAGTTCACTTTGAGCAGGGAAACTACAGTGAGGCTCAATCTGTTTGGCGCCGTATCCTTGATATGGTAGAGACCTACCTAGAAGAGTCTAATACTATTAGAGTTCAGGGACTCATGGTTTTGGCAGGAATTCACTTTGAGCAGGGAAACTTTAATGATGCTGAACCTCTTTTACACCGTGCCCTTGAGATTCAGGAAACTACCTTAGGAGAGTCGCATCCTGATGTTGTCCTAAGCCTCAATAGTTTAGCTGCACTCTACCAAAAACAAGGAAACTATAGCACCGCAGAATCTCTCTTGCATCGTGCCCTTGAGATAGGAGAAACCCCTCAAAGACTCCAGAGGTTGGCAGAACTCTACCAAGAACAAGGAAACTATACCGCCGCTGAACCTCTCTTACGCCGTGCCCTTGAGATTGATAAAGGTCCCTACCGACTTGAGCTTTTGGCAGAACTTTACCATCGCCAGGGCAACTATAGCGCCGCCGAACCTCTCTACCGTCAAGCCTTTAAGATTTATGAAACCACCTGGTTTGAGATTTATGAAACCACCTGGGGAGATTCTGCCGAGTTCGGCTCCAGGTTTCTGCGCCCCATTCTCATTAAATTATTGGGTTTCTACCAAGATCAGGGAAATATATCTGAAAGCCTCAGTGTTCTTCAAAGGATTTTAGATATAGAGGAAACCAGACAAAATGATTTCATCAGGCGACGCTCGGAAAGCAGCCTAACTGAGGATCCCACCAGAGTTTTAGAATCCCGGAGAGAAGATCCTGGCGACATTCTGCCTCTATCTCAAGCTTCAACTCATCAAACTCTCTCCCTCCACCTTCAGCAAGCCCCAGACGATTCTGAGGTAGCTCGTCTCGCCCTGACCACTATTTTCCGGCGCAAAGGACGCATCCTTGACGCGGTGACCGAGACGCAACAACTGATACGAGAGCAACTCAGCCCCGAAATGGTGGAAGACTACACTAACGCCCAAACTCGACTGGCGAATCGCTTGTATGCTGGTTTAGGCGATCAAGACCCTAACCTGTATCGCGCACAGATTTATGCCCTCCGTCAACAGGTGGAACAGTTAGAGAAAAACTTATATTTTCAGGTTCATTATCGGTTAGGGACACCCGAACCGGTGGAGATTGAGGCGGTTCAGGCACTAATCCCCCCTGATGCCGCATTGGTGGAATTGGTGCAATATCGTCCCTGGTCACAGGGTTGGGGAAAACCTCGTTATGCCGCCTATGTCCTTCATGCCTCCGGTGACCCCCAGTGGGTAGACTTAGGAGATGCCGAAACCATTGACAATTCCGCCTTTGCCTTCCTCAATGCCACTCGGGTTTCCAACTCCCAGCAATGGACACAAACCACAGGACGACAACTCGATGAATTGCTGATGGCTCCCATTCGTCCTCTACTGGGAGATGCTACTCATCTACTCCTCTCCCCAGATGGTCAACTTAACTTGATTCCTTTTGCCGCATTGGTGGATGAGGAGAATCGTTATCTGGTGGAATCCTATCAGTTAACTCATTTGACCACTGGACGGGACTTGTTACGACTGCAATATCCCCGTCCCAGTCGTCAACCGCCGGTGTTGTTCGCTAATCCTGATTACGATGATGCTGATACCTCTGCGGTGGCACAGGTGGCCCGTGCCACTCGGGGAGAGTCTCAACGGTCAATGGAGATAGAGGAGTTACAGTTTGGAGAGTTGCCGGGGACTCAGCGGGAGGTGGAGGCCATTGCGCCTCTTCTAGACAATCCCATCATTCTCACGGGGGCGGAGGCGACGGAAAATGCTCTCAAACAGGTTCAGGCTCCCAGTATTCTCCATCTGGCGACTCATGGTTTCTTTCTTCAGGATGTGGAGTTTGTCCCGCCTCAGCCGACAGCGGATTTCACTCGGGGGAACATTGATGTGGTCACTGCTGGGCCACTAGGGGGTTGGTTTCGTCCTCCCAGTGACCGTCCCCGCAGTAGTGAGAATCCTCTGCTGCGCTCTGGGTTGGCGTTTGCGGGGTTTAATACACGAGATAGTGAGGGGGAGGATGGGGTGTTGACGGCTCTGGAAGCGGTGGGGTTGGATTTGCGGGGGACTCGTTTGGTGGTGATGAGTGCTTGTGAGACAGGGGTGGGGGATGTGGCTAATGGTGAGGGGGTTTATGGCTTGCGGCGAGCGTTGGTGATGGCGGGGGCTGAGAGTCAGTTGATGAGTTTGTGGAAGGTGGCGGATGAGCAGACGGCGGATTTGATGCGGGATTATTATCAACGGTTGTTGGCGGGGGAGGGTCGCAGTGAGGCGTTGCGGGAGGTGCAGTTAGACTGGCTGGAACGGGGGGCGCATCCCTATTATTGGGCGTCGTTCCTGTTTTCGGGGCAATGGACGCCTATGGATTGAGGGAGGCTGGATTATCCCCTCCTGGGGGGAATGGCAAGCGGGAACCACAGAGTCACAGAGAACACAGAGGTATTGGAGGGGTCAGTTATGAAACGTCGTTATTTTCTTCAGGGGGCTGGTGGGGCGTTGGGGGCGATCGCCCTCAGTCGGTGGGATATCGCTCGGCAGGGCGATCGCCTCGGCCATCTCCTCGCTCAACCCACTCCCCGCAAGTTGGCCCTATTGGTGGGCATCAACCGCTATCCCCTGGGCATTTCTCCCCTACGGGGCTGTGTCACGGATGTGGAGATGCAGCGGGAGTTACTGGTGCATCGCTTTGGCTTTAATCCCCAGGATATTCTCACCCTCACCGATGAAAACGCCACCCGAGAGAATCTCTTAACGGCTTTTGAGTCGCACCTGATTGACCAGGCCCAACCGGGCGATATTGTCGTGTTTCACTTCTCGGGTCATGGGGCACTCGTTCGTGACCCTGACCCCATTCCTCTAGCCCCAGACCCTCGCTATCAGAACGTTCAAGGCTATAACGGAACCATGGTTCCCTATGATGGTCGCCTCGATCTCCAGGCCACTGAGGTCAACGACATTATGGGCAAAACCCTATTTCTGCTCATGTCAGCTCTGAAGACGGACCAGGTGACGGTCATGCTCGATAGTTGCCATTCCGGGGGCGGAACCCGAGGGGATATCCGCTTCCGCGCCCTTGAATCTCGCTTCGGTGAGGGCTATCCTGACCCCAGTGAGCAAGAGTTGATGACCCAAGAGACCTGGATGAGTCGTCTTGACTTGTCCCCCGCAGAGTTGAAACGGCGACGGACTCAAGGTATCGCCAAAGGGGTGGCCGTCGGCTCGGCTCAAGCTAATCAATTGGCGGCCGATGCCTCCTTTGGTCGCGGTGCGGGTCGTTTCTTCGCCGGAGCTTTTACCTACGGCGTGACTCGCTACTTGTGGCAACAGCCAGGAAGTTTGCCCCTGCAACGGGTCTTTGTGGATTTATCTCGGAGTGCGCGGGATGTGGCCAATAGTTCCGGGATTCAGCAGGCCCCCGTGTTTTCGGTTGCACCGGGGAGTGATCACGACCAACAACCCCTCTATTTCCTCACCCCGCCAACCCCACCAGCGGAAGCCGTTGTCTTGGGAGAGGAGAATGGTGAGATCAGTTTCTGGCTCGGGGGGGTGTCGTCCCAGAGTTTGGAGGCCTTTGAGGAAGGGGCGGTGTTTGCGGCCATTGATGCTCAAGGGCAGGAACTGGCGCAAATTGAACAAACGCGACGGGAGGGGTTGCGGGGCTATGGCGTTGTGCAGGGTGAGGCGCGATCGCTCCCTCAGAGGGGACTACTGCTGCGAGAACGGGTGCGAGGGGTTCCCCCAAATTTGAGCCTGCGTCTGGGACTTGACCCCTCCTTAGAAGATGACCTGGATGAAATGCGATCGCTCCTCCAGCAAATTCGACAGGTTGACCCCGTCCCCCTCGACAGCGGCGAAACCCCCCACTTTCTCATCGGCCGCATGACTCGCATCGCCCAAGCGGCCGCATTCGAACAAGGCTCACGCGACATCGCCGCACTTGCAAGCATTGGACTGTTTACCCGAGGCCTGATTCCCATTCCCCAAAGCTTCGGCCAACCCAACGAATCCATCGCCGCCGCCGCCAACCGGCTCGTTCCCCGCTTTCAACTGCTCCTGGCGGGACAGATTCTCGGCTCAGTCCTCAACAGTGACACCTCCAACCTCAACTTAGAGGTTGAACTCGAAGTGGCCCAAAGCAATCAGACCCTGGCCCGTGGCGGGACTCGCGGCAGTCGTGATTTAGTGGTTCAACAGCGAGAGCATAACCTCAATAGCCTCCCCTCCGGGTCAGAAGTCCTGATTCAGGTGACCAATCGCGAAGATCGCGATCTCTATGTCAGCCTCCTGGCCATTGGCAGTAGTGGTCGGATCACCGTCCTCTATCCCAACGATTGGGATGCCCCAGAAGAAGCGGCTCGTCTGGCCTCAGGTCAATCCTTAACCGCTCCCGAGCATGAAGGAAACCGCAATCCCCAACGGGACTATTGCCGCAATCCCAGTGATGACTTTCACCTCTGTTTAACAGGCCGTGGCTATGTGGAAATCCTGACCATTGCCAGCACGCGCCCTCTGCGGGAGGCCCTGCGTGCCATTGCGCGCATCGCGTCTGACACGGGCATTGCCCGCCGTGCGCCTCTCTCCTTGGGGGATGAGGACTCTCTCGATGTGGTGGAGACGTTGCTTGGGGATATCGATCGCCATACCCGAGGAGATATTGAGGTTCGTACCACCCGCAATGCCGTGGATGTGAATCAGATGGCCGCCTTATCCACCATGATTGAAATTGTTGACCCTTGATCGGGTTTCCCCCCCTTGTTTCCCAACGGGTCAACAATGTTAGGATACCAACAGATATATGAAGAAATGTAAGGAGATCCCTATATGACTCTCGCTGTTGGCTCCACTGCCCCCGACTTCACCGCCAAAGACACCAACGGAGACACCATTACCCTGTCTCAGTTCAAAGGTAAAACCGTAGTGCTGTACTTCTACCCCAAAGATGACACCCCTGGTTGCACCAAAGAAGCCCAAGGGTTCCGCGATGCCTATGCCGAAATCCAAGGCAAAGATATGGTGGTCTTAGGGGTGAGCATGGATGACGAAGCCTCTCACAAGCAATTCACCGAGAAATATGGCCTCCCCTTCCAACTGGTGGCTGATCCCGATGGAACCGTGACTCGCGCCTATGATGTCGAGGGCGGCGGCTATTCCAAGCGCGTCACCTACATCATTGACGGTGACGGCAAAATCATCCAAGTCTTTGATAAAGTCGATACCGCAAACCACGCCAAAGACATCCTCAGCAGTGTTGCCTAGGGTCACCGGTTGACGGATTTACCACAGATTCGCTAAGGCAACCACCAATTTTGACAAAAGGGGAAGAATCGGGCGTTAGAATGTAGCAAGCCTTTGATTCTTCCCCTTTCCTATGGGTGTTCTAACCTATCTCACTCCCCAACAAGTTCTCATCAATACACCAACCGTATTGGAGGGAACCTATGACCCACAACAAATTGCCAAAGTCTCCGTGGCGGCGGAGGATCGCTTCTCCCTCCCCGTCACCGTGAACCCCAGTGAGGGACTGTGGCGAGTTCAACTCAATAATGGCTTCAATCAAGCTGGGATTCGTTGGTTTCGCCTTAAGGGAACGAATGGGAATGGTCAGGTGGTGGGCGATCGCACCTTCCATGTCACCGTCAGCCAACAGCCCCTAATTGAGGCGGATGACCTCAAACTCACCCTAAAACAGCGTACCTGGTTTAAAGCGGCTCCGATTCAGAGTAATCAACTGGCTGACTATCAAAAAATTCGCCTCGAAGCTGGGGAAACCCTACGGCTACGTCGCTATACCCTAGAAGGGAATCACCTCGGGGTGGAATTGGAGTCACGGCGATCGCCCGTTGGCACCTTCGGCTATCTCTACGAACCCCACACCCGCTTAGAAGTCGGCGGTTTAC contains these protein-coding regions:
- a CDS encoding caspase family protein, with translation MASGNHRVTENTEVLEGSVMKRRYFLQGAGGALGAIALSRWDIARQGDRLGHLLAQPTPRKLALLVGINRYPLGISPLRGCVTDVEMQRELLVHRFGFNPQDILTLTDENATRENLLTAFESHLIDQAQPGDIVVFHFSGHGALVRDPDPIPLAPDPRYQNVQGYNGTMVPYDGRLDLQATEVNDIMGKTLFLLMSALKTDQVTVMLDSCHSGGGTRGDIRFRALESRFGEGYPDPSEQELMTQETWMSRLDLSPAELKRRRTQGIAKGVAVGSAQANQLAADASFGRGAGRFFAGAFTYGVTRYLWQQPGSLPLQRVFVDLSRSARDVANSSGIQQAPVFSVAPGSDHDQQPLYFLTPPTPPAEAVVLGEENGEISFWLGGVSSQSLEAFEEGAVFAAIDAQGQELAQIEQTRREGLRGYGVVQGEARSLPQRGLLLRERVRGVPPNLSLRLGLDPSLEDDLDEMRSLLQQIRQVDPVPLDSGETPHFLIGRMTRIAQAAAFEQGSRDIAALASIGLFTRGLIPIPQSFGQPNESIAAAANRLVPRFQLLLAGQILGSVLNSDTSNLNLEVELEVAQSNQTLARGGTRGSRDLVVQQREHNLNSLPSGSEVLIQVTNREDRDLYVSLLAIGSSGRITVLYPNDWDAPEEAARLASGQSLTAPEHEGNRNPQRDYCRNPSDDFHLCLTGRGYVEILTIASTRPLREALRAIARIASDTGIARRAPLSLGDEDSLDVVETLLGDIDRHTRGDIEVRTTRNAVDVNQMAALSTMIEIVDP
- a CDS encoding peroxiredoxin; amino-acid sequence: MTLAVGSTAPDFTAKDTNGDTITLSQFKGKTVVLYFYPKDDTPGCTKEAQGFRDAYAEIQGKDMVVLGVSMDDEASHKQFTEKYGLPFQLVADPDGTVTRAYDVEGGGYSKRVTYIIDGDGKIIQVFDKVDTANHAKDILSSVA